Sequence from the Helianthus annuus cultivar XRQ/B chromosome 13, HanXRQr2.0-SUNRISE, whole genome shotgun sequence genome:
CATGGTTGTAGAAATCGTTGGTCGCTAGTCGATCGGTGGGATggggactagcgattaatcggaaTTTTTTGGAGTTAATCAGGATTACTTGTGATTAATCGgggattaatcggcgcctagtaGGGATTTTTACGACCATATTCCCAAGGTACTAGTAATACCGAGTCTTCAGATTCATCAGTATTAGGTAAACATAAAAAACCTAATGATATCACACCAAAACCACAATTCAGAAACAAACTAAGGGAAAAGATGCAAACATATAGAGTTGCACATGTTGGTGAGTTAGACAAATTTTTGAAAGAAGATTTGGAAAAAGATTAAGAGAACTTTAGTCTTTTAGCATAGTGGAAAGTTAGTAGCATGAGATTCCCGATTTTGTCCTTGATGGCCAAAGACTTATTCACCATTCCAATGTTAGCAGTGGCTTCATAATCAACATTTAGCAAAAGTAGGAGGGTTTTGGACCCATATAGGAGTTCTATGACTTCTATGATTAGGGTTCAGAATCGTTTCGAATTCGAGAAATTCGAAATTCGACTCGATTTGAATTTGATTATCAAGGTTCGAATTAGAGTTGATTCGTATTCACGTCCagtaatcgaatacgaatttacaattttcaattcgattcgaaattcgaattcaATTTGTACAtaacttttttaatatatatacacacacatataacttCTAAATTTGGGTCAAAGTATGAATTACATCCATAACTGaaaagtttattatttataacatTATCAAATCTAATGACAAATAACTTATCTACTTATTTCTAATTTTTACCTAACTTAAATCGCTACTAGTAACTAACATATCTTCTAAATTTTGGTGTTTTAACATATTGATAGTTATTTAATTTTgcaagttattatattttatgttaaatataatTAGTTTGTAGTAGTTTTTAAAAATGAAAGTAAAATAATTTATTGTTTATGATGAATTTAAATTAAATCGAATTATTCGAATTTggttcgaattcgattcgaattcagTTCGATTTTCGATTCGAATTCGAGTTTCAAAAACAAATTGAATTGAATCGAATATGAATTCAGGAAAAAAAATATTCGAaaaattcgattcgaataattcaaAAATTCGTTATTCGATTCGATAAACACCCCTACCTATGATTGTTGAGAGTTTGGTTGGTTTTGGGATTGTTTTGCTTCAATCAATAGTCTCATCACCGCAGAAGATTGGGACACAATCCTAGAAATCGATAAACGCATGTTTTATTATTAATAAGCTTTGTAATTTTGTTCATATCATAATACGCAACCACGCTTTGTTTATATTGAATTTTATTTGATATAGCATTGGATATAGAGGAACATTCATGAAGTTTGCTTTTTGCAATGTCAAGCGTGAAGAGCGAAGACATATATGAATTTATTTTAGTGGTTTGACGATTGGTTGATACGATTTGggattttgattttgttttattaaatggTTAATCTTGAACCATTAGTTTAGTgttgatattttttttaattctctCCACATTTACCGTTATATAGTTGATAATCCTATACTTATGAAAATATTTTTAGCTTTGAAATACATATGGTTTATAAGTTGGTGTAAAACACACATGATCATTTACTAGTTTTTTTAGCTTTGAAATGCATAGCGCTAAACCTTTTCCATGATCAACCATTTTGCAGCCCAGTATAACctaccaaaaatttctatatagtCAATTATGTAGCCCAATATTTGCCATGATCAACCATTTTGCAGACCAGTATAACCTACCAAAGAACTTATTTAgagtatgtttggcatggagcttttagtagcttctagctttaagttttttttttttaaaaaaaaaaccccatACTCAATAAAAAACCATGTTTGGTTGAAGTAGCTTGAAgtttttggttgaacgctcctactagtagtGTTTAGAAGAAGCTACAATCTTTTAGGGAAagatgactattttaacctctaaagataatgaagtttttagttatatttttttagttatgtccattttggtcattttatacattttattaaaagctccagctatgGGCTACCAGCTTTCAGCCTCCTGCCACCAGCTTCCAACCACCAGCCACcggctacttttgccaaacatacccatagTCAATTATGCAGCCCAATATATAGCCCACCTCTTGTAGCCCATTTACTCACATAAAACCTGAACACCAAAGTACCTGAACCTAGAATGGTTCggttattgaataatatttttagcTTTGAAAACCCAAGAAACCTGACCCAAAAAATCTGAAACCCGAAGAGCACACCTGTTAGATATATAGTTGAGCAGCTTACTGCTGTATACCATACTCATATGTGGGATTTGGTTCCACTAGCTCCCACCTGGAAAGCATACAATCACTTTCCGTGGGGTCTATAAGACAAAAACCACGTAGGATGGTTCAACTGAATGATACAAGACCAAACTCAGGGCCGGCAAAAGCCCATGTGCAGGATGGGCCTGTGCACAGGGCCCAAACCAGCATGGGGcccaaaaaaaaactaaaattccTGTATATGTTGAAATAGGCCCAATTACTAGATCAGTTTCACATGTAAAGCACTAAAGCCCATACGGTTGCAGTGAATTCAATTTTGAAATAGGCCCGATAACCAATTACAAACAATAAGGCCAGTATATGTGATCTGATATGAGGGGACGAGGAAACTGGGAAACAAAAAGACGCAAGACGTTGCTGAATCGCTGATCGGCTGTGATTTCAATTGCAATATTTTTTGATATCAGAGGTATGTTAATAACTTAATATCAGTCGCTGATTTCGTTTTTGATTTCATATATTTTCAATCAGAGTTGTGTTAACAGTTAATATGTATTCTGATTTCAATCGGAGGTATGTTAATAACTTATAAACTTAATATCAGTTGctgatttcgattttgatttcatatgtttttttttctttttgatttcgttttttttttatttaaatattgaaTGAATGTTATTTGTTAATAATGAATGAATGTATATTTTTTGTTAAGTGATGCCTTGTGAATGTGATTGAAATATTGaatgaatgttttttttttgttaatatttaGAAATTATGCCTCCCGTTCCTAAATACAAATACCCATCCGGCCATCAAAAACGTAAGAAGAGGAAGCTAGAGGAAGAGAAAAGAAAGGCGGACAACGTAAAACAAAACCgaataaacaagttttttttCAAAAGAGACTCAAAATTCTAGTTCTAGCTTGGGTGACGATAATGTGGGTCAAGAGGCTAATGTGGGCGAAGACAATGTGACTGTAGGTGAAGAAGGTAATATGGGCGAAGACAATGTGACCGTAGGTGAAGAAGGTAATGTGGGCGAAGACAATGTGACCGTAGGTGAAGGCAACATGAACGTATGTGAAGATAATGTTAATGATACCGTAGATGAAGATGATGTTAATCCGGTTCCAGATATTGATATTTTTGATCCTAGAAATTGGGGTGGGCTTAGTAATGACATGATTAAAGAGTTGGTTACGAAAGGTCCAAAAAGAGATATGGATGTTAAGGGCCCCGTGGATAAATTTGGAAGACATTTTTCTAATACCATGTACACTAGAATTTTATCAAATAGGGAGACGTGCGATAGAGAATGGCTAGTGTATTCAAAAAAACTTGACAAACTCTATTGTTTTTGTTGTAAAGTTTTTAGAACGCGGCATCCGAAAGGTGGGTTGGATGATGAAGGTTATAACGATTGGAGACATGCCAGTGGTAGACTTAAAGAACATGAAGTTGGTTTAGAACATTTCAAGAATATGAATGAATGGTTTGAATTGCGACAAAGGTTGAAATGCAAAGAAACAATTGACAAAGGGGCATATGAGCACTTTAGAAAAGAAAAAGATTATTGGAAACAAGTCATCTTAAGGATTATTACACTTGTGAAGTTTCTTGCAAAATATGGCTTAGCGTTTCGTGGGTCAAATGAGAAGTTGTATCAAAAAGGAAATGGAAACTTTTTGGGTTTGGTTGAGATGTTGGAAGAGTTTGACCCGATTATGAAAGAACATGTGCGCCGAGTTTTGAATGAAGAGTGTTATGTACACTTTCTTAGCCACAATATTCAAAACGAGTTGATACAACTATTAGGGGATAAAGTTAGAACCGAAATCATCAAGAAAGTTAAGCAAGCAAAGTATTACTCCATCATCCTCGATTGCACGCCTGATACAAGTCACCAAGAGCAAATGTCCATAATTGTGAGGTATGTGAATTTTAACTCTAGTTCTGTGACCATTGAGGAAtcctttttaggttttttggttgtTGATGATACCACAGGTTTAGGACTTTTTGAAGTAACATGTAAGGAATTAGAGTCGCTTGATCTTGATATTGGTGATATGCATGGTCAAGGCTACGATAATGGGGCAAACATGAGAGGAAAAAACAAAGGAGTTCAAactagatttttagaaaaaaatcctagagctttctaTAGTGCTTGTGGTTGTCATAGTCTAAATCTAGTATTGTGTGACATGGCTAACATAATTACTAAGTCTAAGGAATTTTTTGGAACAATACAACGGTTATATACTATCTTTGCCCATTCTATTAATAGGTGGCAAATTTTGAAAGACAATGTTAAAGGATTAACTCTTAAATCATTGTCTACAACTCGTTGGGAAAGTCGTATAGATAGTATTAAGCCTATAAGAACTCAACTTGGAGATGTAAGAAAAGCTTTGTGAGAAGTTAGGGGGACGGATAGGGATGCTAAAATCATAAGTGAAGCTAAATCATTAGAAGAGTATGAACTTGGTGATTTTGAATTTTTGGCACAAATTGTCATTTGGTTTGAATTATTATCAAAGGTGAATGTGGTGAGCAAACGGTTACAAGCAAAAGATGTTGTTCTTGATGTTGCTATTGATGAAGTGGACAAATTAATTAAATTCTTTAAGGATTATAGAGAAGTGGGGTTCTCTAAGGCACTTGATGAAGCTAGAGAAATTGCAAATGAATTAGGTGTTAATGCGGAATTTCGTCAAAAACGTGTGATATATAGGAAAAAACAATTTGATGAATCGTCAAGTGTAGAAGAAGTAACATTTTCACCCGATGAggattttagagtaaattatttTTTAAGTATTGTTGATCAAGCTATTTTTTCACTTGAAACAAGATTTAAACAATACCAAAAATTCGAAAAAATATTTGGGTTCTTGTTTCCTAAAAAGTTGAAGACTCTTGATAAGGCCAAGCTTAAGGAGTGTTGTTATCGCCTTGAAGATGCATTGAAGTATGAAGGAGAATCCGATATTGATGCTAAAGAATTGTGTACGGAGTTGAAGTTGATTACTACATTCTTACCGAGACACATTGACAACGCTTTTGACGTTTTAGACTATATCTTCCAACGCAGTACTACTTATCCTTATGCTATAAATGCATATAAAGTGTTGTTGACAATTCCGGTAACCGTGGCATCGGCAGAAAGAAGTTTCTCaaagttgaagttgttgaagaccTATTTACGTTCTACAATGTCACAAGAAAGGCTAAACGGGTTGGCGACAATATCTATTGAAAGTGAAATATTAGATACTATGGATTACAAGGAGTTGATCGAGAGCTTTGCTTCAAAAAAACGCTAGGAGAACCACATTGTTTGCTTAGCAAGTAAGTTCGATACTTTGATcatttttgctacactatttttgttaatttgttttatctatttcataacaattatcgtagtattatgaatttttagtatttatatatatatatgattgaatgattgatgagtttatgttatatgaagatttgcgaatatggcccaaattttttatctcgaacaaggccaaaattttttttgtgattttcggagacggccctgaccaaacttgatgcaaaaggaTATTTACAAAAGTATGGTATGGATTATGAGGAGGCTTTTGCCCTCATTGCTAAAATGACGGTGATTCGTACTCTTATAGCAGTTGCATCTATTCGACAGTATAAAATATTTCAAATGGATGTCAAGAATGCATTCTTGAATGATGATTTGCATGAGGAGGTTTACATGATTCCGCCCAAGGCAATGCTCACTTTGTAGTTTGTCGGCCTCAGAAAGTTTGAGTTTGAGAAATTCTCCATGGTGATTACTTCTTTTGGACCCAACCCAAAAACCGTTGGACAGAACCATATGTAGTAAAAGCAGggccggccctgggggtgggcggggaggaccaccggccagggcctgATGTTTCGGAGGGCACGCCATTTTTAGAAAAAAGCCGATATGTATAcgtaaaaatttcttttttaatagggtataccTATATAAAGACCAAgataggcccacttacaaaactattcttatgctttagattagttattagccaaTTGGCATTAGGTCTAGATCTTTATTGAGCCAAATACCCAATTTGGCCTAAGGGTACGTTTTTGGAGCTCGAATAGGGTACACGAATTCTTAGGGCCGGCCCTGAgtaaaagggctggaaatcggTTCTTTATATATATGTACAAATGGTTTCGGTTCCGGTTATAACCACCGACGAAGATGGGCTCCGCCAAAGTGATGGCGGGCGTGAAAGGAAGGAGAGGAGTCCAACATGCATTAAATCCCTTttattttaatttcatttttcctttttttaagtAGTTAGGGGCTTTAAAGGGGCGTTATCACACACCGTGCATGTTAACGATAATGTATATGTTTCAACGGAATTAAACAATAAGACAGGAACCGTATGCTTCATTGGTATGAACTCAATGGGTTTGTGTTTTATTTGCATTGAAGAACATATGCGGTATGATCAGCTTCCGGTGACTGTGGCCAAGGGAAAAGTCTTATGGGAGTACTTGCAGGAAGTGAGAAATGTGGAAGCTATATTTGTTCAACAATTAATTACATGCTTTTATAGTGAAATGATTTAGTGGTAGTGCAAAAAAGTGCATTCACCACCTCGACGCCACTTCTTCGAGTTAACAAAATGCCGTTTGGTAACATGTGTGAAACAAGTTGTTTTAATTTCAAGTAAGACTAGGCGTGGCAATCATGTTGGATTGGCAAGTTAAACTGATAAACGAAGAGGGTGTTGCTAAATGTACCCTCTTTTCTACTGAATACACCCCCTCCTTCAACTTTTACATTAATATAATTCAAacccttttgttt
This genomic interval carries:
- the LOC110900491 gene encoding zinc finger MYM-type protein 1-like, producing MIYFLMFMFIRFYIPNLYSTVMLQYSYALFLRVEGLGVPTSHNNNSLADLSSGSLQNQIMPPVPKYKYPSGHQKQTQNSSSSLGDDNVGQEANVGEDNVTVGEEGNMGEDNVTVGEEGNVGEDNVTVGEGNMNVCEDNVNDTVDEDDVNPVPDIDIFDPRNWGGLSNDMIKELVTKGPKRDMDVKGPVDKFGRHFSNTMYTRILSNRETCDREWLVYSKKLDKLYCFCCKVFRTRHPKGGLDDEGYNDWRHASGRLKEHEVGLEHFKNMNEWFELRQRLKCKETIDKGAYEHFRKEKDYWKQVILRIITLVKFLAKYGLAFRGSNEKLYQKGNGNFLGLVEMLEEFDPIMKEHVRRVLNEECYVHFLSHNIQNELIQLLGDKVRTEIIKKVKQAKYYSIILDCTPDTSHQEQMSIIVRYVNFNSSSVTIEESFLGFLVVDDTTGLGLFEVTCKELESLDLDIGDMHGQGYDNGANMRGKNKGVQTRFLEKNPRAFYSACGCHSLNLVLWQILKDNVKGLTLKSLSTTRWESRIDSIKPIRTQLGDVNVVSKRLQAKDVVLDVAIDEVDKLIKFFKDYREVGFSKALDEAREIANELGVNAEFRQKRVIYRKKQFDESSSVEEVTFSPDEDFRVNYFLSIVDQAIFSLETRFKQYQKFEKIFGFLFPKKLKTLDKAKLKECCYRLEDALKYEGESDIDAKELCTELKLITTFLPRHIDNAFDVLDYIFQRSTTYPYAINAYKVLLTIPVTVASAERSFSKLKLLKTYLRSTMSQERLNGLATISIESEILDTMDYKELIESFASKKR